In the Gorilla gorilla gorilla isolate KB3781 chromosome 1, NHGRI_mGorGor1-v2.1_pri, whole genome shotgun sequence genome, tgttccatttccactgccattaTGTATCCCTGGACTATAAAATCTCCCAGCTGGTCTCCTTGTTTCCAATTTTCCTTTCCTTAAATTCCAGATTCAAAATGTGttaatttcctattttaaaaacacCGATGGTTCTCCACTCCTTCTAGATACATCACAAACATTTCACTGGAGAAAGAAAGCCCCTGTGATCCAGTCTTAGTCTACCCATTCACCCTTACCTACTGTCACTTTGATTGCCTGCCATGCAATCTCCTTCCGAATAAAGCTACCgaatttatttattacttatatGTGGCCCTGGTTTGTACCACATGCCCCTACATCCTAATCACATCTGAATGGACAATGGGCTAAACCAAGGTTAGCCACTGGCCAATGCAGTAATCAAGCAGGAGAACTTGAGCAAAGATGTTCCATAATAAACATGAACCAACTGATGGCACTGAAGAGCATTCTTAAGCAAAtctatggtagaaaaagaaatgggtaagaagagaagaggagatgaAGGTACAAAGTTAACTGGAAGATCAGTTTACTTTAGAGGAGGCAGACTGCTTGGGTTCATATTCTGGttatgtgaccctgggcaagtcatttgAAAGTCTCTGGAGCCAGATTGCCAAGGTTCTTATTCTGACtccatcacatttttttttttttttttttttttgagacagagtcttgctctgacgcccagactggagggcagtggcttgatctcagctcactgcaatctccacctccctggttcaaacaattctcctgcctcagcctcccaagtagctgggactataggcgccaccatcatttcttttttaacattccGTTTCCTCTTGtgttaaatgagaataataaGACTTACCTCACAGGATTCATGAGAGAAGTAAGTAAAACATTTCATGTAAGCCCAGTGTATAGCAAATAGTAGGATGGCAATAagtattaggtttttttttttttaccactgcCCTGAATAACAGTCCATTTGTCAATGTGGTCTTATTGTATGACTGTTATCATATCCCAAACAACTTTCCAGTTCTACATTGGAGCTGGCTTTTTGACAGCTAAAACTGTCTCCCACTTTTCCTCACTTCTCTACATATCTTGTCACGTCAGGTAACCTAGGAGTGTCTCTGTTCCTTACTATTTGGCAGAGTCTAATACGACTTGCTTTCTCAAAATCAATCAAGCTCTTTCAAATTTCTGTGCTTCCATAAAAGTTATTCTCCTTGTTTAGATATCCTCTACCTCTCCCTTCCCAATCTTTACCTAATCAATTCTTAACCAATCCCTAAGAGCTCACTCAAGTGTCACCCTATAAAGTCTTCCCAACTCACCCCACCACAACTATCACTTTTATTTAGCCATTTCCTCTCTCACTAGAGTGTAAGGACAAACAACAAAGCAATGTTTTATTAACCTTTATAACTTAAGACCTAGTACCGGGCTAGGTACGTGGTCGGTGCTAGATACTTCATTAGtatttgtagaataaataaatgacattgcTATGCTTGGAGAAAATTAATTTAGTATAGCATTTAAGGTGGTTGGGtgagcattttgttttgttttgtttttaaaaaaaccttgctacatctatttttctttgtttataataAGAATTTGAGAGTTCTGAGTCCTACCCTCAGTTGTAACTAAGATAAGGATAAATTGTTCACTAGCAATACTTTaacctcattttcttcatataaattaGATGTGTTACCCTAGAAACGTTAACAactttagtattattttttccatctttttcatcAGTCCCTCCCTGGTAGAGACAAAGTAGCTTCCCCAGTAGATAGCCCCAAattaaagggattttttttttactttgataaaTTCTGTTTATAGCTATCGGAGTCTTAAGTATGGGTGAGTTTTTGACAGAAAGCACTTCAAAATGTAgaatcctggctgggcgcagtggctcacgcctgtaatcccagcattttgggaggccgaggcgggcggatcacttgtggtcacGAGTTcgtgactagcctggccaacatgatgaaatcccgtctctactaaaaatacaaaaattagccgggcgtggcggcgcgtgcctgtaatcccagctactcgggaggttgaggcaggagaatggcttgaacccgggaggtggaggttgcagtgagccaagatcgggccaccgcactccagcctgggcgacagagcgagactccgtctcaaaaaaaaaaaaaaagtagaatgctGCACAACTTTTAATTATTAGTAATTATGTTTACCTCAGTGGTTCTCATAGTCACCGTAGCCAGcagcattagcatcacctggggccttgttagaaatggaaaatttcagtGATGCCCACTCAAGTTTAAGAATCAATGTCttgctggaaatgtaaattagctaGGTCATATTTCTAAGCTTCAATTTCTTTGTAAGCTGAAATTACTTTAGCTGGATTCCCAATAACCCGAGATGGATATCCATGAGGCTTACAAAGGTTAAATGTCAGGAAGACCCTCCATTTGCTTTGGTCCTCACAGGAGCTGAGAGTTGCTGGGAGCTACAGAGAGCTCTAGGTGGAGAGAGGAATCCAGGTCGCAATCAGGAAGCATTTCTGGTAAATTGTTTAAAGAGACCTCAGAAGAGACCTCCAAGACTATAGTATTGTTCTTTCCTCATTTCAAATAATCGttttcctaattttattatttttcttaaaatagtataagcttattttaaaaattgtgtaagTTTCAGGACCTGGATCCACCCGACCTTAGTGATTTGAAACAACTAAGCGTGCCTGTGCTGAGATATTTCTAGCAAACTAGTGCTGCACACGActaagctttttttgttttccttttgaatcTGGTACATGGTGTCGAGGTGCTCGGGATTGTTTATTCAGGGCGAGCGAAGCCACTTTTCGGAATAGTGGGGAGACTGGCTAACGACCCGCAGTCGCCTGAGGCGAGGAGAACCAAGTGCTGAGGGAGGGGGAGGCAGAGCCAAAAGAAGCCTCAGCTTCGGGGCGGAGGTGGGCGATTTAGGAACTGAAGCAGCCAGAGTTCCCGCCTCCTCCTACCTGAGCAAATCCTGGCTGAGCTGCTCCGACACCGTCGCCTTCAGCCGGCGCCGCTCACACGGCCCCTTCCTTTGCAACCCCTTACTGCAAACTCCAGCGGACCCCAGAAGTACCATGGGGGCCGCACTGCCTTCCCCACAGCGAGCCATGTCTCACAGAGGTACGACGCCCTGGAGGCCCAGTGCTTGGCCTCACTTGCCCCGCCCAGGAGGAAGAAGGGGGCGTTTCCGACCGAACGCTCGGCTCCTACCCAAATCCGCCCCCTAGGGTAAAAGGTTGACGCCTCTCGTCGGTTTGTAGACAGTCTCCCAGAGAAGCCGGACCGCGATGGGGAGCCTCAGAAGCCCAGAACCGAGCCGGCTCTTGACCCAGGAAGAGCGTGCGCAGGCGTACTCGCTCTGTTTACTTCTGCCGGCGGGCACCCCGCCTCCCATGGCTCACGCGCGGACCATCCCGCGGGGCAAACCAATCCTCAGGCTCCTtatcccctcccctcttctttcccttccGGTTGGTGTTCATTCATTTCAATGTTTTACTGAGGCTCGAGTTCAAATCAGCACATGCAGCCTTTCTATGCTGTGTCTTCCTGACAGGTCTACACTTTTTTCCAACGAAAGACTGGGCGAGTCACACCCCCTCACTTACCTGGCTTCTTAACCCTGAGGTATAAATGTTTGGGGCAAGAAAAATTGGCGATGGGAGGAGTAGGGGAAGAACTTCATAAACTGCCAGTCAGAACAATTCTGAGTTCAATATAAGAGATACTTACAGCATCTAGAAGGCCCCATCCCCTTCTTATCCAAGGAGTGGCTCATCCAAGCTTTTGGACTTGATCGGAGAAAGCACAGGGCTTTGCATATAAAGCCCTAACATTTATGAACAAGAAGGGAGAAATAGGTAAGGGGCAAAGTCTTTGAGCAGTGaagtgatggatggatgaaatatAGAATTCTCTTTTGTCCCAAATAAAGTAGCAAACTGATTATCATTTAaggttttggtattttttatttgattactgcctccaaaagaagaaaactcagtAGTTCCGCTTCGGGCCGGGcaagtcccatctacttgggaagcagaggcggaatgatggcttgagcccgggaggtcgaggctgcagtgagccatgattgcaccactgcactccagcctgaacagcacagcaagaccctgtctcaaaaaaaaaaaaaaaaaaaaatctgtttcattCACAAACTCTACACACAAGGTGAAGAATAGTAATTGCTTGGAAAATACATTGGCcaggttgcggtggctcacacctgtaatcccagcactttgggaagccaaggcgggaggatcacttgaacccaggaattagagaccagcctgggcaacataaggagaccctgtctctaccaaacaaaaaaaaaaaaaaaaaggaggcggGGAGGGGAATATATGGACTTTGTATTTGTACCATAAGATTGGCCAAGAGGTAACCATTTCTTCAGATAATGCCCCCTCTCAAATATTCAGACATGTTAATTCTGAAAAATATAACTggataattgattttttaaaattaattcccaAATGCTTGGATGGATAATTGATTCTTAATTATTCCTGTAGAAACTAGAGGTGTCAAAGATAACATAATAGTAGCTTATATTTGAATCCTTATTATGTGATAAACGCTACTCTATTTGCTCTGTGTGTTTTAACTCagttaatccttacaacaaccatTTAGCTAGGTACTGTCTTCAGAcctatttacagatgaggaagctgaggcatacaAAGGATAGGtaaacttggccaaggtcacacaatgTCATATATCACACTATAATATATGGTGTGTTACACCATAATAATGGTGTATTATAACCCAGGCAGTATTTATATTTTGACTGGCAAATTTAGTCAATTTACATATActtttggtaggaatgtaaattggtgcagccattatggaaaacagtatggaggttcctcaaaaaattaaaaatagaactatgacATGACCCAGCAAACCCTCTtcaggtgtatacccaaaggaaatgaaattagcaCCTcatagagatatctgcactttcatgtttgttgcaccattattcacaatagctaagatatggaaacaacctaactgTCCCTAGGATAGATTAACGGATaatgttgtatatatacaatggaatattattcattcttaaaagagaagatcctgccatttgtgacaacatggatgaagctggaggacgttaagtaaaattagccaggcacagaaagacaaatactgcctgACGcgtgtaattgcagcactttaggaggccgaggaggacggatcatgaagtcaggagatcgagaccatactgactaacatggtgaaaccccgtctctcctaaaaatacaaaaaaaattagccaggcatggtggtgggcacctgtagtcccagctactcaggaagctgaggcaggagaatggtgtgaacctgggaggcggagcttgcagtgagcggagattgccactgcactccagcctgggcgacagagccagactctgtctcaaaaaaaaagaaaaaagacaaatactgcatactCTCGTATGTAGgatcttttaaaaagtacataaacAGAAAGGTGGTTgggggagatgtaggtcaaagggtacaaagttgcaTTTATGTAGGATGAGTAAGtatagagatctaatgtacagcatgagaACTGTAGGTAATAATATTTGTTGTATACTAGAAATTTGCTAAGcgagtagattttaggtgctcATACCACAAAAAAGTAACTGTGTGGTGAGAGGGAAAACAGTAACTGTGTGATGATGACATGTGCTTGACTatatcatttcactatgtatgtcaaaacatcatgttgtataccttaaatatccacatgttaaaaaaaaaaaatcaaaaaaccacCCAGGTAGTCTAGCACCAGACTCCCTTCAAAGCCCTGCCAGATTTCTACCAGGCCTCTTTATCACCTGATAAAGTAACAACTAGGCTACTCTCTGGTTGGAAATGGGTGACAGAATGATTTCTGGTTCATGTTTTATCTTAAAACAACTTAAGTTaggccgggtttggtggctcatgcctgtaatcccagcacatttgaAGGCCAAgtcgggcaaatcacctgaggtcaggagttcgagaccagcctggccaacatcgcgaAACCCcggttctactaaaaataccaaaattagccaggtgtggtggtgcatgcctgtggtcccagctacttgggaggctggggcagagaatCACTTAACTATATCATTTCactgcagaggttgcaatgagccgagatcgtgctactgcatttcagcctgagtgacagagcaagactccgtctcaagaaatatatatatataaataaaggtaGCTTAGGCGGCTATGTGAAATGATTAAAGAATGAGTAAATActcccttaaaaaacaaaacatggctgggcatggtagctcatgcctgtaattccaacactgggaggttgaggtgggaggattgcttgaagccaggagttcgaggctgcagtaagttatgatcacattgcagcactgcactacttagcctgggcaatagaacaagactgtctctaaaaaaaaaaaaaaaaaaaaaaaaaaaacttgtcattgATGCTTCACATTCTACCATTAGATAATTTAACttaaagcattatttttattttaattcatctcTATAGTCATTTATCCCTTAATGTGAGTGAGGTTTTCAGATGTTCTTCCTGAAATAATTTTTGATCAGGAGGAAAAGAGAGTTTAAGGAACTAGTGGTGGGAGCTGTGAAGGTAAACATGGCTAAACTCCTAATTTGGTTTAGGGTCACCTTTAACTGTGATCTTAATGTGAGAAAAGTAAATTTAGGTAAAATTGCCTTGGAAGGAAAAACTTCTTTCAAGAACTCTAATCTCATGAAAGCAAACCCATTTTTGATGCATTATTTCTCcctgtttaaaaatgtttaggctgagcttggtggctcacaccagtaatcccaacattttgggagtctgaggtgggaggattgcttgagcccaggagttcaagaacagcctaggcagcatagcaAGGCCTCGTCTCTACTtacttactaaataaataaataaataaataaataaaattaaagccaggtgtggtggcacatgcctgtagtcatcgctactcaggaggctgaggtggaaggatcgcctaAACCAGgggttagaggctgcagtgagccgtgatcgtgccactgcacttcagcctgagtgacagagtgagaccctgtttcaaaacaaaaactgaaagttttaatatgaaaaatttcaaatcccagctactcgaggttgaggcaggagaatcgcttgaacccggcaggcagagtttgcagtgagctgagatggcgccactgcacttgagtctgggcaacagagggagactccatctcaataaatttttttaaaaaagcaaaaagcttttcagagagagcaagagagcttgttatgttttccaggctgaccttgaactcctgggctcaagtgatcttcctgcctcaacctcctgagtagttggaactataggcacgtgccaccatgcccagctgagtggtgtttttttgtgtttgtttttgttttttgtttttaagaactatatataaaaattcgCTGaccatggtggttcacacctgtaatcccagcactttggaaggccaaggtgggcagatcacctgaggtccggagttcgagacctgcctggccaacatggtgaaaccctgtctcttctgaaaatacaaaattagctgggcatggtgatgcaggcctgtaatcccagctactcgggaggctgaggcaggagaattgcttgaacctgggaggtggaggtcgcagtgtgCCGATTATcaagctactgcactctagcctgggtgacaagagtgaaactgcatctcaaaaaaaaagaaaaaagaactatatataaaaatttaatggaTAAGACAGCTAAATATAAAAAGTGAAACTACATACTACTAGAAATAAAGTGGGTAAATTCCTTTATTACCTTggaaaaaagaatgcattccaAGTGTGTATTCCATATATTCCATGTACTCAGATCACCCCTTCTTAAACATAAGGTAACATGCATACTATATTTAGTATTCTGCATcttatttttcctcatttaacAGTACATCCTAGAGTGTTCTGCCTGCTTCCAGACGAGCGAGGAGACTTGTGGTCTGGTTCTTGGACATCCCTAACAGCATGGCCCCTAAACGCCAGTCTCCACTCCCACTTCAGAAGAAGAAACCAAGACCACCTCCTGCTCTGGGACTGGAGGAGACATCGGCCTCTGCAGGCTTGccgaagaagggagaaaaagaacagCAAGAAGCAATTGAACACATTGATGAAGTACAAAATGAAATAGACTTAATGAACAAGACAGTGAGGAGATTTTGAAAGTAGAACAGAAATATAACAAACTCCGCCAACCATTTTTTCAGAAGAGGTCAGAATTGATCACCAAAATCCAAAATTTTGGGGTAACAACATTTGTCAACCATCCACAAGTGTCTTCACTGCTTGGGGAGGAGGACGAAGAGGCACTGCATTATTTGACTAAAGTTGAAGTGACAGAATTTGAAGATATTAAATCAGGTTAcagaatagatttttattttgatgaaaatccttactttgaaaataaagttttctccAAAGAATTTCATCTGAATGAGAGTGGTGATCCATCTTCAAAGTCCAccaaaatcaaatggaaatctgGAAAGGATGTGACGAAACGTTCAAGTCAAATGCAGAACAAAGCCAGCAGGAAGAGGCAGCATGAGGAACCAGAGAGCTTCTTCACCTGGTTTACTGATCATTCTGATGCAGGTGCTGATGAGTTAGAAGAGGTCATCAAAGATGATATTTGGCCAAACCCATTACAGTATTACTTGGTTCCTGATATGGATgatgaagaaggaggagaagatgatgatgatgatgatgatggtaatgaagGGGAGGAAGAATTAGAAGATATTGATGAAGGGGATGAGGATGAAGgtgaagaagatgaagatgatgatgaaggggaggaaggagaggaggatgaAGGAGAAGATGACTAATAGAACACTGATGGACTCCaaccttccttttttaaaattttctccagcCCTGGGAGCAagttgcagtctttttttttttctctcttgtgcTCAGCCACCCCGTTCTTGAGCTCTCTTTTCTCTACTCCATGGTTCTCAACTTATTTGGGGGGAAATACCTTGAGCAGAATACAATGGGAAAAGAGTCTCTACCCTTTTCTGTTCGAAGTTCAT is a window encoding:
- the SETSIP gene encoding LOW QUALITY PROTEIN: protein SETSIP (The sequence of the model RefSeq protein was modified relative to this genomic sequence to represent the inferred CDS: inserted 1 base in 1 codon), with translation MAPKRQSPLPLQKKKPRPPPALGLEETSASAGLPKKGEKEQQEAIEHIDEVQNEIDXNEQDSEEILKVEQKYNKLRQPFFQKRSELITKIQNFGVTTFVNHPQVSSLLGEEDEEALHYLTKVEVTEFEDIKSGYRIDFYFDENPYFENKVFSKEFHLNESGDPSSKSTKIKWKSGKDVTKRSSQMQNKASRKRQHEEPESFFTWFTDHSDAGADELEEVIKDDIWPNPLQYYLVPDMDDEEGGEDDDDDDDGNEGEEELEDIDEGDEDEGEEDEDDDEGEEGEEDEGEDD